The following coding sequences lie in one Lolium perenne isolate Kyuss_39 chromosome 2, Kyuss_2.0, whole genome shotgun sequence genomic window:
- the LOC127336493 gene encoding uncharacterized protein, whose translation MEESGAGSLEARPGVLLVGAPGVGKRTILSRLLAAEVPDTHDLSSGVLCQGWKIDTKYYSADLSIWTAHLEEGFSVSSLPHLDQLAALIMVFDMNDESSFLALRNWVENIDIQRFEVLLCVGNKADLVPGHAAHVEYRRRMQRIGESSADPHPEYFDFGINENEGCGLLSEEEPRIEIRDSTSQWCIEQNIEYIEACASNADFDKCLSVDGDSQGVERLFGALSAHMWPGMILKSGNKITTPSLIEKEESTDDELNYEFDYEVLSHASDEQWEFVGESSTSRSLEGLNEAKAMQESTHEDVNGSADSSLSNPLPNDRSTESAEENPVAKVHTTEDSNHADGTSEDQRTATLEVNKLLEDDHYGLDDLERLMSEIGNMRSNLRLVPDFQRREMAAKLAMKMATMFGDSDDEGFHAT comes from the exons ATGGAGGAGAGCGGAGCCGGATCCCTGGAGGCGCGGCCCGGCGTCCTCCTCGTCGGCGCCCCCGGCGTGGGCAAGCGGACTATCCTCTCCC GGTTGCTTGCGGCTGAGGTACCGGACACTCATGACTTGTCGTCAGGTGTGCTGTGCCAGGG GTGGAAAATTGACACCAAGTATTACTCTGCTGATCTTTCCATTTGGACGGCGCATCTCGAGGAAGGGTTTTCTGTTAGCTCGCTCCCTCATCTAGACCAATTGGCTGCTCTTATCATGGTCTTCGATATGAATGAT GAATCTTCCTTCCTTGCCCTCCGAAACTGGGTTGAGAATATTGATATTCAGAGGTTTGAAGTTCTCCTGTGCGTAGGAAACAAAGCAGATCTTGTACCTGGACATGCTGCGCATGTAGAATATAGGAGGCGTATGCAAAGGATTGGCGAATCCAGTGCTGATCCGCATCCTGAATATTTTGATTTTgggataaatgaaaatgaaggttGTGGCTTGTTATCAGAGGAAGAACCGCGCATAGAGATCAGAGACTCCACTTCGCAATGGTGCATTGAGCAGAATATTGAGTATATCGAAGCTTGTGCTTCCAATGCTGACTTTGACAAAT GCCTATCAGTGGATGGTGATAGCCAAGGCGTAGAGCGACTCTTTGGAGCCCTTTCTGCACACATGTGGCCTGGAATGATTCTAAAATCTGGAAATAAAATAACTACTCCATCCTTGATCGAAAAAGAAG AATCTACAGACGATGAACTGAATTATGAATTTGATTACGAGGTCCTATCCCATGCATCTGATGAGCAATGGGAATTTGTTGGTGAATCCAGTACATCAAGAAGCTTGGAAGGATTAAATGAAGCTAAAGCTATGCAGGAAAGCACGCATGAAGATGTGAATGGCAGTGCTGATTCTTCGTTATCCAACCCTCTTCCAAATGACAGATCTACAGAATCTGCTGAAGAAAATCCTGTAGCTAAGGTCCACACAACTGAGGATAGTAATCATGCGGATGGTACTTCCGAGGACCAGCGAACTGCCACTCTTGAGGTTAACAAGCTACTTGAGGATGATCATTATGGCCTAGATGATCTGGAGCGACTAATGTCAGAGATTGGCAACATGCGCTCCAACCTAAGGCTTGTTCCTGATTTCCAAAGGAGAGAGATGGCTGCCAAACTAGCCATGAAAATGGCAACCATGTTCGGTGATAGTGATGACGAGGGCTTTCATGCTACCTAA
- the LOC127336492 gene encoding calcium-dependent protein kinase 13, which translates to MGREKELQRIPATVSVLGHPTPNLRDLYALGRKLGQGQFGTTYLCTDLATGADYACKSISKRKLITREDIDDVRREIDIMHHLSGHKNVVAIKGAYEDHLYVHIVMELCAGGELFDRIIQLGHYRERKAAELTRIIVGVVEACHSLGVMHRDLKPENFLLANKDDDLSLKAIDFGLSVFFKPGQFFTDVVGSPYYVAPEVLCKKYGPEADVWTAGVILYILLSGVPPFWAETEQGIFDAVLKGVIDFDSEPWPVISDSAKDLITRMLNPCPAERLSAHEALCHPWIRDHGVAPDHPLDTAVLSRIKQFSAVNKLKKMALRVIAESLSEEETAGLKEMFQTMDPDNSGAITYDELKEGLQKYGSAMKDTEIRDLMEAADVDNSGTIDCIEFIAATLHLNKLEREEHLEAAFSYFDKDGSGYITVDELQQACLEHNMPDAFLDDIIKEADQDNDGRIDYGEFVAMMTKGNMGVGRRTMRNSLNISMRDAPGAI; encoded by the exons ATGGGCAGAGAAAAAGAATTACAGCGGATTCCTGCTACTGTCTCGGTGCTCGGCCACCCCACGCCCAACCTGCGCGACCTGTACGCGCTGGGCCGCAAGCTCGGGCAGGGCCAGTTCGGCACCACCTACCTCTGCACCGACCTCGCCACGGGCGCCGACTACGCCTGCAAGTCCATCTCCAAGCGCAAGCTCATCACCCGGGAGGATATCGACGACGTGCGCCGCGAGATCGACATCATGCACCACCTCTCCGGCCACAAGAACGTCGTCGCAATCAAGGGCGCCTACGAGGACCATCTCTACGTGCACATCGTCATGGAGCTCTGCGCGGGCGGCGAGCTCTTCGACCGCATCATACAGCTCGGACACTACAGGGAGCGCAAGGCCGCCGAGCTCACCCGGATCATCGTCGGGGTCGTCGAGGCCTGCCACTCGCTCGGGGTCATGCACCGCGACCTCAAGCCCGAGAACTTCCTCCTCGCCAACAAGGACGACGACCTCTCGCTTAAGGCCATCGATTTCGGGCTCTCCGTCTTCTTCAAGCCCg GTCAATTTTTCACCGATGTTGTCGGAAGCCCATATTATGTTGCCCCAGAAGTGCTGTGCAAGAAATATGGACCAGAAGCTGATGTATGGACCGCTGGTGTAATTCTCTACATTCTACTGAGTGGTGTACCCCCATTTTGGGCAG AGACAGAGCAAGGAATATTTGATGCTGTATTGAAAGGTGTCATCGATTTTGACTCCGAGCCATGGCCTGTGATTTCTGATAGCGCAAAAGATCTGATAACAAGAATGCTCAATCCTTGCCCTGCGGAACGCTTGTCAGCACATGAAGCTCTAT GCCATCCATGGATTCGTGATCATGGAGTTGCTCCTGACCACCCTCTTGACACAGCTGTCCTATCTCGCATTAAGCAATTCTCTGCAGTGAATAAGCTGAAGAAGATGGCCTTGCGG GTAATAGCTGAGAGCCTGTCAGAGGAGGAAACTGCAGGGTTGAAGGAAATGTTCCAGACTATGGACCCTGATAACAGTGGTGCAATTACGTATGACGAGCTCAAAGAAGGCTTGCAAAAATACGGCTCCGCAATGAAGGATACCGAGATACGTGATCTTATGGAAGCG GCGGATGTGGACAACAGCGGAACGATTGACTGTATAGAGTTCATTGCTGCAACATTGCATCTGAATAAACTGGAGCGCGAGGAACATCTAGAGGCAGCCTTTTCATATTTTGACAAAGATGGAAGTGGCTACATTACAGTGGATGAACTGCAGCAAGCTTGCCTGGAGCATAAcatgccagatgcatttcttGATGACATCATTAAAGAAGCCGACCAGGACAAT GATGGCCGCATAGACTATGGAGAATTTGTTGCCATGATGACCAAAGGCAATATGGGGGTGGGGCGAAGAACAATGAGAAACAGCCTGAATATCAGCATGAGGGACGCACCTGGTGCAATCTAG
- the LOC127336489 gene encoding pentatricopeptide repeat-containing protein At3g26782, mitochondrial, with translation MVAPPWPPPPSPPPAAASHMAITQALADALRSCGGRGGLAGARALHGRLVSVGLASALFLQNTLLHAYLSCGSLADARRLLRDEIAEPNVITHNIMMNGYAKLGSLGDAAELFGRMPRRDVASWNTLMSAYFQSGQFSSALDTFVSMRQCGDSLPNAFTFGCVMKSCGALGWHGVARQLLGLFTQFDFQDDPEVATALVDMFVRCGDVDFASKLFSRIKNPTIFCRNSMLAGYAKAYGVDHALELFESMPERDVVSWNMMVSALSQSGRAREALRMAVEMHGKGVRLDSTTYTSSLTACAKLSSLGWGKQLHAQVIRSLPRIDPYVASAMVELYAKCGCFNEAKRVFSSLPDRNNVAWTVLIGGFLQYGCFSESVELFNQMRAELMKVDQFALATIISGCSNRMDMCLGRQLHALCLKSAHTQAVVISNSLISMYAKCGNLQNAESVFSFMAERDIVSWTGMLTAYSQAGNIEKARQFFDGMSTRNVITWNAMLGAYIQHGAEEDGLKMYSAMLTEKDVKPDWVTYVTLFRGCADIGANKLGDQIVGHTVKVGLILDTSVVNAVITMYSKCGRISDARKIFEFLTRKDLVSWNAMITGYSQHGMGKQAIEIFDDMLKKGAKPDYISYVAVLSSCSHSGLVPEGKFYFDMLKRDQNVSPGLEHFSCMVDLLARAGLLVEAKNLIDEMPMKPTAEVWGALLSACKTHGNNDLAELAAKNLFDLNSPDSGGYMLLAKIYADAGKSDDSAQVRKLMRDKGIKKNPGYSWMEVNNKVHVFKAEDVSHPQVIAIREKLEELMEKIARLGYVRTESLRSEIHHSEKLAVAFGIMNLPAWMPIHIMKNLRICSDCHTVIKLISTVTGREFVIRDAVRFHHFKGGSCSCGDYW, from the coding sequence ATGGTGGCGCCCCCATGGccgccaccgccgtctcctcctcccgccgccgcctcccacaTGGCCATCACGCAGGCGCTCGCGGACGCGCTGCGCTCGtgcggcggccgcggcgggctGGCCGGCGCGCGCGCGCTGCACGGCCGCCTCGTCAGCGTCGGCCTCGCGTCCGCGCTCTTCCTCCAGAACACGCTCCTCCACGCCTACCTCTCCTGCGGATCCCTCGCCGACGCCCGACGCCTCCTGCGCGACGAGATCGCGGAGCCCAACGTCATCACCCACAACATAATGATGAATGGGTACGCGAAGCTGGGCAGCCTGGGCGACGCGGCGGAGCTGTTCGGTAGAATGCCCAGGAGGGATGTCGCCTCCTGGAACACTCTCATGTCGGCCTACTTCCAGAGCGGCCAGTTCTCGAGCGCTCTGGATACGTTCGTGTCCATGCGCCAGTGCGGGGACTCCTTGCCTAACGCGTTCACTTTCGGCTGCGTCATGAAGTCCTGCGGCGCTCTTGGGTGGCATGGAGTGGCACGGCAGCTGCTTGGGCTGTTTACCCAGTTTGATTTCCAGGATGACCCTGAGGTTGCGACTGCCCTCGTTGACATGTTTGTGAGGTGTGGGGATGTGGATTTCGCTTCGAAGCTGTTCAGCCGAATCAAAAACCCTACTATTTTCTGCCGGAACAGTATGCTGGCAGGGTATGCCAAGGCATACGGtgttgatcatgctcttgagcttTTTGAAAGCATGCCTGAACGGGATGTTGTTTCGTGGAACATGATGGTGTCCGCATTGTCTCAGAGTGGGCGAGCCAGAGAAGCGCTCCGTATGGCTGTGGAGATGCACGGTAAAGGTGTGCGTCTTGATTCGACAACGTACACTAGTTCTCTGACTGCATGTGCGAAATTGTCTTCACTCGGATGGGGTAAGCAGCTCCATGCCCAGGTGATTCGGAGCCTACCACGCATTGACCCATATGTTGCCAGTGCTATGGTTGAACTGTATGCAAAATGTGGCTGTTTTAACGAAGCAAAGAGGGTGTTCAGTTCGTTACCCGACAGGAACAATGTGGCGTGGACAGTTCTTATTGGGGGATTCTTGCAGTATGGCTGTTTCAGTGAATCTGTGGAGTTGTTCAATCAGATGAGAGCTGAGCTGATGAAAGTTGATCAGTTTGCACTGGCAACTATAATAAGTGGCTGCTCTAACAGGATGGATATGTGCCTTGGGAGGCAGCTGCATGCTCTTTGCCTGAAAAGTGCGCACACTCAAGCTGTTGTAATCTCCAATTCCCTTATCTCCATGTACGCAAAGTGTGGCAATCTCCAGAATGCTGAATCTGTATTCAGTTTCATGGCCGAAAGGGACATTGTATCATGGACTGGCATGCTTACTGCATATTCTCAAGCGGGGAATATAGAGAAGGCTCGCCAGTTCTTTGATGGCATGTCCACAAGGAATGTCATTACATGGAATGCAATGTTGGGGGCATATATACAACATGGAGCTGAGGAAGATGGTCTCAAGATGTATAGTGCTATGCTAACCGAGAAGGATGTCAAACCTGACTGGGTTACTTATGTTACCTTGTTCAGAGGGTGTGCAGATATAGGTGCAAATAAACTTGGAGATCAGATTGTTGGCCATACTGTAAAGGTTGGACTCATCTTAGACACCTCGGTCGTGAATGCGGTTATCACAATGTACTCCAAATGCGGAAGGATATCAGATGCTCGAAAAATATTTGAGTTCCTAACTAGGAAGGATTTGGTTTCTTGGAATGCTATGATCACCGGTTATTCGCAGCATGGCATGGGGAAGCAAGCTATAGAGATCTTTGATGATATGCTGAAGAAAGGGGCAAAACCTGACTACATAAGCTACGTTGCAGTTCTGTCAAGCTGTAGCCACTCTGGACTCGTGCCGGAGGGGAAATTTTATTTCGATATGCTGAAGAGAGACCAGAACGTATCTCCAGGGTTGGAGCATTTCTCGTGCATGGTGGACCTTCTTGCCCGTGCAGGGCTTTTGGTCGAAGCCAAGAATCTCATCGACGAGATGCCCATGAAACCAACCGCTGAAGTGTGGGGGGCTCTTCTTAGTGCCTGCAAGACGCATGGCAACAACGACCTCGCAGAATTGGCAGCTAAGAACTTGTTTGACCTGAACTCGCCTGATTCTGGAGGCTACATGCTTCTGGCAAAGATCTATGCTGACGCTGGGAAATCAGATGATTCCGCACAAGTCAGGAAACTAATGCGGGATAAAGGGATAAAGAAAAATCCTGGCTATAGCTGGATGGAAGTTAATAACAAAGTTCACGTCTTTAAAGCAGAAGATGTGAGCCACCCTCAAGTGATCGCGATTCGGGAGAAGCTGGAAGAGCTGATGGAGAAGATCGCACGCCTTGGTTATGTGAGGACCGAGTCCCTGCGGTCTGAGATTCATCACAGCGAGAAGCTGGCTGTGGCTTTTGGGATCATGAACTTGCCTGCTTGGATGCCTATCCACATCATGAAGAACCTGCGCATTTGCAGTGACTGCCACACGGTGATCAAGTTGATATCAACAGTGACTGGCCGGGAGTTTGTGATTCGAGATGCTGTCCGATTTCACCACTTCAAAGGTGGTTCCTGCTCTTGTGGGGACTACTGGTGA
- the LOC127336494 gene encoding protein MULTIPLE CHLOROPLAST DIVISION SITE 1, which yields MAPASVAVSLSLSFRLVPPRPSLLRPRWLRPVRASSDTTGAPDGGRRVGALERRVGDLKALVASVPPAVVSIRKNIGLNSVAGFCFGVAFLAAVGRQIMIRTRQQDNSGSVSDLVRRGHLKSGPRGIAKPQLYNDPFNNPLVKIDEDTSTAEVFGKEYRLAPVRLTNEQQAMHQKRRSHTYQWKRPTVYLKEGDPLPADVDPETVRWIPGNHPFAAGSVEVDEETAKKNVYQKDGVPSRVKAEHEALRLRLEASNDVTPFSSGPRNVQGNERSLRLSHQPSGDLQHSESDMVDNQHGQSILEPEKQSSDNNSQSKSLEEQ from the exons ATGGCGCCCGCCTCCGTCGccgtctccctctccctctccttccgCCTAGTCCCGCCCCGCCCCTCCCTCCTCAGGCCGAGGTGGCTCCGGCCAGTCAGGGCTTCGAGCGACACGACTGGCGCTCCGGACGGAGGCCGGAGGGTCGGGGCTCTGGAGAGGAGGGTGGGGGATTTGAAGGCGCTCGTCGCTTCAGTGCCTCCCGCTGTTGTTTCG ATCAGGAAAAACATTGGACTAAATTCTGTTGCCGGTTTCTGTTTCGGCGTTGCGTTTTTGGCTGCTGTTGGAAGACAGATCATGATAAGAACTCGGCAGCAGGATAACAGTGGTTCTGTTTCTGATCTAGTAAGGCGCGGGCATCTAAAATCAGGGCCACGTGGGAT TGCAAAACCACAACTATACAATGATCCTTTCAATAATCCGTTAGTCAAGATCGATGAAGATACTTCTACTGCTGAAGTGTTTGGCAAGGAGTACCGCCTAGCTCCTGTTCGACTTACAAATGAACAACAGGCAATGCATCAGAAAAGGAGATCACATACATATCAGTGGAAAAGGCCCACTGTGTATCTTAAAGAAGGGGATCCATTACCAGCAGATGTCGATCCAGAAACAGTCAGATGGATTCCAGGAAACCACCCATTTGCGGCTGGCTCAGTTGAAGTAGATGAGGAGACTGCCAAAAAGAATGTTTATCAAAAGGATGGCGTTCCATCCCGCGTTAAAGCCGAACATGAAGCTTTGCGGTTAAGGCTGGAGGCTTCAAATGAT GTAACACCATTCTCTTCTGGTCCAAGGAATGTGCAAGGTAATGAGAGATCATTAAGGTTATCACACCAGCCGTCTGGGGATCTGCAGCACTCTGAATCTGACATGGTAGATAACCAACACGGCCAATCAATCTTAGAGCCTGAGAAGCAAAGCTCTGACAACAATTCACAATCAAAAAGTTTGGAGGAACAATAA